gactatccagttaCGTGGTAAAATCAAGTCTGGTAAGCcataaatggcaggcatgaccttaGAAGGTCGTTACACCGAGAAaaaagtgagagagaaagcCGTCTTGGTCTGGAACGCAACTGGGAGAGTTTCGTCAGTGTTGGTTAAAGTCCATACATCTGAAGTGTGTATGAGTACTGGAACGGTACAAGTTCCCTAGTAGTCAGAGCTTCGATCGtcgaattggaaaaaaaaaaattcataaattccATACCATCAAATGCCTAAGAGGATTTCGTCAGTATTACTGCTGGGGTTATTGTTAATTCCCTCATAAGAAATATCCATTTATATCAAGCTTTTCCCAAAGAGATCTCAAACCAAAACGGTACGAAATTAGTACTCGTTTCAACGGGTCAAGTTTCGAAAATGGAATTTTGAGCAATATAATTCCTGGGAATTGTCGTCGTCGAAGTTAAGCTCAGGTCGATGATGAAAGATGCTTTTCACTCATATGGAATGATCAGAAGCAGCTCCGATCATTGCCACCAACCGAACCAACTTTTTAACGAACTGAACTAGACCTTGCAACCGAAGACATTCTGAAAGTACTGAAGAGACACAGAGATGAAGATCGTATAAAAGAccctttttctcattttcgtTCAATATTTGTTCATTATCGAGAAATTATTAATAAGCGAGTATATTTTTCATATTATATCAGGTCGATTAACAAATTAACTGCACCTTGGATGGCCACTATAATGGCCACTTTCCGTGAAAAATTGCACGGGAAATAACCGCCCGTACAACGAGCAGAACACTGAAACGTATTAAACTCGTTGGCGAGTGTCCGTACATAACGTAGAATAACATAGAGAATAGCACTTTAAGTATATGTcacaagacaaaacaaaaaacacccaatCGGCTTCATCTCGGCACAAACTTTAACCAAAAATCATCCGGCGTGATAATGACACCGGTGTGCCGATTGCTCAAATCCGGCAACCGCGCATTCGGCGGCTGGCGTATGTTAAAGTTCTGCATCAAAGCGGCCAGCGTCAGAAACATAATGTTGCGCGCAAACGTTTCGCCGGCGCACAGTCGCTTCCCGGCCCCGAACGGCACGGAAAGATCCTTCGCCAGGCACAGCTTGCCGCTGTCGTCGAGGAACCGTTCCGGCCGGAAACATTCCGGATCGCCCCAGTACTCCCGCTGGTTGTGGATCGCATCCAGCCCGATCAGCACGAACGTGTCCTTCGGGATGTCGTACCCGCGCAGTGACGTTTCCTCCTGTGCCCGGTGGGCGATCCCGGACGGTACGAGCGTATCGATGCGCAAGGCTTCGCGCAACGTTGCCTCGGTGTACGAGAGCTGGGCACGGTCGTCCAGCGTGGGCAGCCGTCCGTGACCGACGACCTCATCGATTTCGCGCTGGATCCGTGGTATTACGTGCGGATTGTGGAGCAACCGTTCGAACAGCATCGCTATCTGGGTGGTTGCGCCGGAGATGGCgggaaagaagaaatcgaCCAAACCGAGCAGCAACTGATCCTCTGTAATGGAGAGATGAAAGGGCGAGTGGTGGATTTGCAGCGAGAAGCATACGGGCGGCCGCCGGATTCTTACGCTGGAAGGTAAAGTTCGGTTCCTGCGGGGTGCATTTCACCATCTCCCGGAAGTACAGATCCAGGAAGCAACGCACATGGTTTTCGTCGTACGTGTCCCGGTATTTGTCGATGATCGTCTGCATGAAACCGTTCACATTCATGCTCGCCTCGCGGATTGTGTTGAACTTGCGCGAAAAGGGATAGACGTGGCGAAGCCACGGGAAGTAGCTGAGTATCGTACCGTAGTCGTCCCCGTTCCGTTGGAATATCATCGCGTTCGAGCCGGTTCTGCGAAGGGGCAAAGCGAAAAAGGAATGCTTGAGGATGGTTGAATCGGACACGGATGACACTAGCCGCCGTCCCAGCACACACTAATAACCGCTCGTTTTCTTTCACATCGTAGAAATAGAATGCACTCACTCGTACAGCACGGCCGATTCCTCGCGCGTTAACCGTTCGCCGGACATAATCTGCAGGAATGCGTTTGCAAAGCAGCTGAACAACACATTCGGACACTTGACGTAACCGTCGCGCATGATCTCCTTCTCATGCTCATACTTCGGTCCGTCCCGGAGCAGATCGATCAAAACGAGCAGCTCACTGTTCACTTCGGCCTCGTGCTGCGGAAACCGCCGACCGAACCCGTAATCGCGCAGATACCGCAGAATGAACCAACGCTGCTCCTTCCAGCTGGGCCCATCGGTAAAGAAGATGCCACGCCGGTTAAAGTCCTTATCGCGCAACCGCGCCAGATACAGATCCGGCCGACCGTCAAACACTTTACTGTTCAGCACTTCCTTTGCCACCACGAGATCATTCACCACGATCGAGGGGAAGTTTTTGAGCGAAATGCCCAAAATTTTCGTACGATAGAAATCGCCCAACGAGAGGGCCGCCTTGTGCAGGTGCCGATAGttgatcagcagcagcagtccgTAATCGCCCAAGACGGGGAACAGGCCGGGCGGACcgggtggaaagtttttccccgGCCGGCTGGACGGTGATCGCAGCAGCCGAACCAGCACCAACAAGATGGCCACTCCCCACAGGAGCAGTGTCGTGGTAGCCAACATCTCTCACTGGCAACTGAACCGGTTCGGGGTTTGCTGAAGACTTTTTATAACGAGATAACCAACCTGTCATCGCCgccccccaccccaccccggTGATCGggagcgcacacacacacacacacattcagtTGGACAGGAAAATACCCCTTCAGAGGGCGCGAACAACACATCGATGTGGTCGTTTAGTAGTTCCGTGTGTGCACACatgctagtgtgtgtgtgtgtggacacTCATCCATCAAACGCATGCAATTATCTCCTTTTAATCGTGAAGCGATGAAGTACAACCAGTATCTCGCTAGGGCACTAGTTGACGGTTGACAAGATGCTTTCATGTAACTAACCTATTTGTCTGAGCACACAGCGGAACGCCGTCGCCACGATCGGATTCGGTAGACTCTGTATGACGGCTACTGTTTGTGgcgacacacaaaaaacggagattaatttttgttttttacgaTGGAACGAATTTGTTTTtgcgaaacttttttcaataatgGTAAACATTCTTATCGCGACGGAATTTGGGGCTGCTGGATGGAGCCGAGTTTTTAATGTCCGCGCACGCAAATTGCATACAGACGCAATTGTCGAATCGAAATTTCGCATCTGGAGTGACTTGTGCTTTTGAAGCATGAGGTTTCGTGTGGCATTAGTGCTTTTGCGGAAAGCGGAAGGAGACATACGGCCAGACTCATTAAGCAGGACAGCATGAATTGTGCTTTTTATCTGTGCAACCCGTGACCCGAGGTCTAGTTGcgaggcaaacaaaaccgaaggaACACAAACCTATTAAATCGAACACCCGGTTTCGTAGGATACGACGGACACGGTAGCAGCTGGGGTCTAACCTTGAAGCGTTGCGATGATATCGCGAAGGTGAACGCTTCGCAGTTCAGCAGCTATGTGAAGCATCGACCTGCACCGGAACGGGGTTGAACTGTACGCAGAATGTCTCGAGACCAGACCGGTCGAGTTGGTGCATAGATGCTGTTGGACCataagatgatttttttcgtgatttttAATCTACATTAAGGGCGGTCCCGTCGGTGAtttattggtagcggcgtccATAACAGAACCTGTCCAATATCCCATCCGGAACAATCCCTCGAAGTAAGTCAGTCCTTACTAGTCCTTAGTCCGGCTTATTGGTAAAacaagtctagtaagccagaaattgcagccatgacctagtaggtcgttacaccaggaagaggaagaagaagaagacatcTTCATTAATCTTTAACGGGTAATGACTTCACGAGCTTCACTTGTTACTCGAGCCAGAAACAAACAGCACGCTCGACTTGCAAGGGGATCTTTTTTCGAGAATTGAGAATTACCGTCTGGAACTGGTCCAAATTGATGTCCTTGTATTCGTTGAAAATCGACTGTCGGTTTGGAATCTGGCAATCCACAAACTGTTGTCCAAGAAGAAGGCTGAAACGTACAGAAACCAGGTTGTGGACCAAATGCCCGTATGTTCTGATGCTCCGTCCTGCTGATCACCACGTAGTAGTTCAATCTCCGTAGAGGTGTTCTAGAGCTACAGGCTTCAACCTACTGTCGTAAAGCTATTTGACATTGTTTTTCAAAGAATACCAAGGAAAGAGTCCGTGTCTGGGAGCTTTGCGCCCCCAATCATCATGGACAATGCATTTGGGGCGCGTGGGATGTGCATATTGGATTCAGGAATGCTAATATTTCATGTTGGAGTTTACCATCATGTTGGACATCATGTGGCTGCTGTAGCACGAACAGAGCATCTCGTCCGAAAATGTTAACTCTTGACCACCGAAAGAGGAAAAGCTATGCTTGAATCAACCTTAAGAATTACGACGACGGCCAAGGCACGGGACGAAGTCTATTTCTGAAGTGTTGAAGCGATAAAATACTGCCCTGCTGTCAACTGAAACACATCAGCGATTACATTGAATTCGGTGGACATTCAAAGCATCGGGTCGGACTGTCGGACAGCACTGGAACGGAACGGTTGGACCAATCGCAGGAAGTCGCTATGTAGCATCTGCAGGTTCTTGAAGCAGAAGCTCTCCTAAATAATTGGTAAAAGTTGCCAATATCTTGAATATTCATGAAGTTACAACCCAAGAACCGATTGACTTGAAGTGCCTTAATAAGATCTTAAGTAgtacttttattttgtttaattattttgtttgttttataacttAAACAGAGAAAAGGGTTCGGTTAATACTCGCCATTTTGGACAATAATCTGAAATTTCCTGACAATGCAGCTCTTCAACTCTTCTTGTACCACTATGCGCCCCAGTAACAACCCTAATAATAGGTAAGTTCGAATGAGTTCAAGTTTGCCATCGATATCGGAACGTGGTGTCGAACGCCGAGGGGCTTTAAGTACAAGCTCAATCAAGCGCTACAGCCGGGGCGGTCAACTGTTCAATGTTACTGGTGATACAGacacattttatttgcattgcgCGAGTATTTGCCATTTACACACTATGATTACcgataaacacacacgcgaaaACGTACACAAACGTCTGCAAAGTCAACTGTGCTTGAGAGTTTTGAAGGTTTTAAACAATGGGTTCACATGTGACAATAAAGCAAGCACAGGACCCGGCTCTTCTAACGAGCCGTaaacttaattttaaaatctggcgcggtacGGATGACACCGGTCAAATGACGAGCGGGATCGGGTGTATGTTCCACCGTGAAGGTGAACTGCTGGACGAGCGTTGTGATCGTGAGGAAGAGCGCATTGCGTGCGAAGGTTTCACCGGCACAAACGCGCTTACCCGCACCGAACGGTACGGAACGATCCTGTTCGGGGGCCAGGTTACCTTCACCGTTGAGGAACCGTTCCGGGCGGAAGGTGTACGGTTCCGGGAACACATCCT
This region of Anopheles marshallii chromosome 2, idAnoMarsDA_429_01, whole genome shotgun sequence genomic DNA includes:
- the LOC128719388 gene encoding probable cytochrome P450 304a1 — translated: MLATTTLLLWGVAILLVLVRLLRSPSSRPGKNFPPGPPGLFPVLGDYGLLLLINYRHLHKAALSLGDFYRTKILGISLKNFPSIVVNDLVVAKEVLNSKVFDGRPDLYLARLRDKDFNRRGIFFTDGPSWKEQRWFILRYLRDYGFGRRFPQHEAEVNSELLVLIDLLRDGPKYEHEKEIMRDGYVKCPNVLFSCFANAFLQIMSGERLTREESAVLYETGSNAMIFQRNGDDYGTILSYFPWLRHVYPFSRKFNTIREASMNVNGFMQTIIDKYRDTYDENHVRCFLDLYFREMVKCTPQEPNFTFQQDQLLLGLVDFFFPAISGATTQIAMLFERLLHNPHVIPRIQREIDEVVGHGRLPTLDDRAQLSYTEATLREALRIDTLVPSGIAHRAQEETSLRGYDIPKDTFVLIGLDAIHNQREYWGDPECFRPERFLDDSGKLCLAKDLSVPFGAGKRLCAGETFARNIMFLTLAALMQNFNIRQPPNARLPDLSNRHTGVIITPDDFWLKFVPR